A stretch of Salvelinus alpinus chromosome 4, SLU_Salpinus.1, whole genome shotgun sequence DNA encodes these proteins:
- the LOC139572329 gene encoding uncharacterized protein, translating to MSRSVLLLLSILTLQGSGCDYFLREVVKNLQTTLNSDHSGFRKVFPKDYWISHHYNVNLLCNTDPCCVFRAATVLSDSWLQLRSQLWPEHHSFEFISNLIQALDDRGMTKGRFEDPDPSVLPSVSSSPEKLLNFTSSVFSKWLELGCSAPVYTCPFPTLASPAGEEERAALESKKVRLLTTRAVHRENEGETGMRLHTPPPTNRSPTSKGGLLLVLSGSLFFKTFI from the exons ATGTCACGATCAG TTTTACTGTTGCTATCAATATTGACACTCCAAGGTAGCGGATGTGATTACTTTTTGAGGGAGGTTGTCAAGAATCTTCAAACCACCCTTAACTCAGACCACTCTGGATTT CGTAAGGTGTTCCCTAAAGACTATTGGATTTCCCACCACTACAATGTCAACCTGCTGTGCAACACTGATCCG tgttgtgtgttccgAGCTGCGACTGTTCTCTCTGACTCCTGGCTCCAGCTCCGCAGCCAGCTGTGGCCAGAGCACCATAGCTTCGAATTCATCTCCAACCTTATACAAGCCCTGGATGACAGGGGTATGACAAAAGGG AGATTTGAGGATCCTGACCCTTCAGTTCTTCCCTCCGTCTCCTCCTCTCCGGAGAAACTTCTCAACTTCACTTCATCTGTTTTCTCCAAATGGCTGGAGCTGGGGTGCTCGGCCCCGGTGTACACTTGTCCCTTCCCCACTCTGGCCTCTCCTGCTGGGGAGGAAGAAAGGGCAGCTCTCGAAAGTAAAAAAGTGAGGTTATTAACCACACGAGCAGTTCACAGGGAGAATGAAGGGGAAACAGGGATGAGGTTACACACACCTCCACCAACCAATAGGAGCCCAACATCCAAAGGTGGGCTCCTATTAGTTCTTTCTGGGTCTttgttttttaaaacttttatttaa